Proteins encoded together in one Columba livia isolate bColLiv1 breed racing homer chromosome 3, bColLiv1.pat.W.v2, whole genome shotgun sequence window:
- the BTBD3 gene encoding BTB/POZ domain-containing protein 3 isoform X1 yields the protein MVDEKGKNMKCLTFFLMLPETVKNRSKKSSKKGNSSSSSSSSSKLPPVCYEIITLKTKKKKKMAADIFPRKKPANTNTTAVQQYHQQNLNNNNTIPAPNWQGLYPTIRERNAVMFNNDLMADVHFVVGPPGGTQRLPGHKYVLAVGSSVFHAMFYGELAEDKDEIRIPDVEPAAFLAMLKYIYCDEIDLAADTVLATLYAAKKYIVPHLARACVNFLETSLSAKNACVLLSQSCLFEEPDLTQRCWEVIDAQAELALKSEGFCDIDFQTLESILRRETLNAKEIVVFEAALNWAEVECQRQELTATIDNKRKVLGKALYLIRIPTMALDDFANGAAQSGILTLNETNDIFLWYTAAKKPELQFVSKPRKGLVPQRCHRFQSCAYRSNQWRYRGRCDSIQFAVDKRVFIAGFGLYGSSCGSAEYSAKIELKRQGVILGQNLSKYFSDGSSNTFPVWFEYPVQIEPDTFYTASVILDGNELSYFGQEGMTEVQCGKVTVQFQCSSDSTNGTGVQGGQIPELIFYA from the exons ATGGTagatgagaaaggaaagaaCATGAAATGTCTCACCTTCTTCTTGATGCTTCCAGAGACAGTCAAGAACAGGTCCAAGAAGAGCTCTAAGAAAGgaaatagcagcagcagcagcagtagcagcagcaaATTGCCTCCAGTTTGCTATGAAATCATTACCTTGAAGaccaaaaagaagaagaagatggcTGCTGATATTTTTCCCCGAAAGAAACCAGCCAACACTAATACAACGGCTGTCCAGCAGTACCACCAGCAAAATCTCAATAACAACAACACTATTCCGGCACCTAATTGGCAAGGACTTTATCCAACCATCAGAGAGAG AAATGCAGTGATGTTCAACAATGACTTGATGGCAGATGTTCATTTTGTGGTCGGGCCACCAGGTGGGACCCAGCGGCTGCCAGGACACAAA TATGTCCTGGCTGTTGGGAGCTCTGTATTCCATGCGATGTTTTACGGAGAGCTTGCTGAGGACAAAGATGAAATCCGTATACCAGATGTTGagcctgctgcttttcttgcaaTGCTGAA atacATATATTGTGATGAAATTGATTTGGCTGCAGATACCGTACTGGCCACTCTTTATGCTGCCAAGAAGTATATTGTCCCTCATCTTGCCCGCGCCTGCGTCAACTTTCTAGAGACAAGTCTAAGTGCAAAAAATGCCTGTGTGCTGCTTTCCCAGAGCTGCTTATTTGAGGAACCTGACCTGACCCAGCGCTGTTGGGAAGTGATTGATGCCCAAGCTGAGCTAGCTTTGAAGTCTGAGGGATTCTGTGACATTGATTTTCAAACACTTGAAAGCATTCTCCGAAGGGAGACTCTGAATGCCAAAGAAATAGTTGTTTTCGAAGCAGCTCTGAACTGGGCTGAAGTGGAGTGTCAGCGACAAGAGCTAACGGCTACCATAGACAACAAGCGCAAGGTCCTCGGGAAGGCTCTGTACTTGATACGCATCCCTACCATGGCACTCGATGACTTCGCGAATGGCGCTGCTCAGTCTGGGATTCTGACTCTCAACGAAACCAATGATATCTTCCTCTGGTATACGGCTGCCAAAAAGCCAGAGTTGCAATTCGTAAGCAAGCCCCGGAAAGGCCTCGTTCCTCAGCGATGCCACCGTTTCCAGTCCTGTGCTTACCGCAGCAACCAGTGGCGCTACCGGGGCCGATGTGACAGCATCCAGTTCGCTGTTGATAAGAGAGTGTTTATTGCTGGCTTTGGGCTTTATGGCTCCAGCTGTGGATCAGCAGAGTATAGTGCCAAGATTGAACTGAAACGACAAGGAGTTATCCTTGGCCAGAACTTGAGTAAATATTTCTCAGATGGTTCCAGTAACACTTTTCCTGTGTGGTTTGAATACCCAGTGCAGATTGAGCCTGACACCTTCTACACAGCTAGTGTGATTCTGGACGGTAATGAACTCAGCTATTTTGGACAAGAAGGAATGACAGAAGTTCAGTGTGGGAAGGTGACTGTTCAGTTTCAGTGCTCTTCGGACAGTACAAATGGCACTGGGGTACAGGGAGGGCAAATTCCCGAACTCATATTTTATGCTTGA
- the BTBD3 gene encoding BTB/POZ domain-containing protein 3 isoform X3 — protein MVDEKGKNMKCLTFFLMLPETVKNRSKKSSKKGNSSSSSSSSSKLPPVCYEIITLKTKKKKKMAADIFPRKKPANTNTTAVQQYHQQNLNNNNTIPAPNWQGLYPTIRERYIYCDEIDLAADTVLATLYAAKKYIVPHLARACVNFLETSLSAKNACVLLSQSCLFEEPDLTQRCWEVIDAQAELALKSEGFCDIDFQTLESILRRETLNAKEIVVFEAALNWAEVECQRQELTATIDNKRKVLGKALYLIRIPTMALDDFANGAAQSGILTLNETNDIFLWYTAAKKPELQFVSKPRKGLVPQRCHRFQSCAYRSNQWRYRGRCDSIQFAVDKRVFIAGFGLYGSSCGSAEYSAKIELKRQGVILGQNLSKYFSDGSSNTFPVWFEYPVQIEPDTFYTASVILDGNELSYFGQEGMTEVQCGKVTVQFQCSSDSTNGTGVQGGQIPELIFYA, from the exons ATGGTagatgagaaaggaaagaaCATGAAATGTCTCACCTTCTTCTTGATGCTTCCAGAGACAGTCAAGAACAGGTCCAAGAAGAGCTCTAAGAAAGgaaatagcagcagcagcagcagtagcagcagcaaATTGCCTCCAGTTTGCTATGAAATCATTACCTTGAAGaccaaaaagaagaagaagatggcTGCTGATATTTTTCCCCGAAAGAAACCAGCCAACACTAATACAACGGCTGTCCAGCAGTACCACCAGCAAAATCTCAATAACAACAACACTATTCCGGCACCTAATTGGCAAGGACTTTATCCAACCATCAGAGAGAG atacATATATTGTGATGAAATTGATTTGGCTGCAGATACCGTACTGGCCACTCTTTATGCTGCCAAGAAGTATATTGTCCCTCATCTTGCCCGCGCCTGCGTCAACTTTCTAGAGACAAGTCTAAGTGCAAAAAATGCCTGTGTGCTGCTTTCCCAGAGCTGCTTATTTGAGGAACCTGACCTGACCCAGCGCTGTTGGGAAGTGATTGATGCCCAAGCTGAGCTAGCTTTGAAGTCTGAGGGATTCTGTGACATTGATTTTCAAACACTTGAAAGCATTCTCCGAAGGGAGACTCTGAATGCCAAAGAAATAGTTGTTTTCGAAGCAGCTCTGAACTGGGCTGAAGTGGAGTGTCAGCGACAAGAGCTAACGGCTACCATAGACAACAAGCGCAAGGTCCTCGGGAAGGCTCTGTACTTGATACGCATCCCTACCATGGCACTCGATGACTTCGCGAATGGCGCTGCTCAGTCTGGGATTCTGACTCTCAACGAAACCAATGATATCTTCCTCTGGTATACGGCTGCCAAAAAGCCAGAGTTGCAATTCGTAAGCAAGCCCCGGAAAGGCCTCGTTCCTCAGCGATGCCACCGTTTCCAGTCCTGTGCTTACCGCAGCAACCAGTGGCGCTACCGGGGCCGATGTGACAGCATCCAGTTCGCTGTTGATAAGAGAGTGTTTATTGCTGGCTTTGGGCTTTATGGCTCCAGCTGTGGATCAGCAGAGTATAGTGCCAAGATTGAACTGAAACGACAAGGAGTTATCCTTGGCCAGAACTTGAGTAAATATTTCTCAGATGGTTCCAGTAACACTTTTCCTGTGTGGTTTGAATACCCAGTGCAGATTGAGCCTGACACCTTCTACACAGCTAGTGTGATTCTGGACGGTAATGAACTCAGCTATTTTGGACAAGAAGGAATGACAGAAGTTCAGTGTGGGAAGGTGACTGTTCAGTTTCAGTGCTCTTCGGACAGTACAAATGGCACTGGGGTACAGGGAGGGCAAATTCCCGAACTCATATTTTATGCTTGA
- the BTBD3 gene encoding BTB/POZ domain-containing protein 3 isoform X2 — translation MAADIFPRKKPANTNTTAVQQYHQQNLNNNNTIPAPNWQGLYPTIRERNAVMFNNDLMADVHFVVGPPGGTQRLPGHKYVLAVGSSVFHAMFYGELAEDKDEIRIPDVEPAAFLAMLKYIYCDEIDLAADTVLATLYAAKKYIVPHLARACVNFLETSLSAKNACVLLSQSCLFEEPDLTQRCWEVIDAQAELALKSEGFCDIDFQTLESILRRETLNAKEIVVFEAALNWAEVECQRQELTATIDNKRKVLGKALYLIRIPTMALDDFANGAAQSGILTLNETNDIFLWYTAAKKPELQFVSKPRKGLVPQRCHRFQSCAYRSNQWRYRGRCDSIQFAVDKRVFIAGFGLYGSSCGSAEYSAKIELKRQGVILGQNLSKYFSDGSSNTFPVWFEYPVQIEPDTFYTASVILDGNELSYFGQEGMTEVQCGKVTVQFQCSSDSTNGTGVQGGQIPELIFYA, via the exons atggcTGCTGATATTTTTCCCCGAAAGAAACCAGCCAACACTAATACAACGGCTGTCCAGCAGTACCACCAGCAAAATCTCAATAACAACAACACTATTCCGGCACCTAATTGGCAAGGACTTTATCCAACCATCAGAGAGAG AAATGCAGTGATGTTCAACAATGACTTGATGGCAGATGTTCATTTTGTGGTCGGGCCACCAGGTGGGACCCAGCGGCTGCCAGGACACAAA TATGTCCTGGCTGTTGGGAGCTCTGTATTCCATGCGATGTTTTACGGAGAGCTTGCTGAGGACAAAGATGAAATCCGTATACCAGATGTTGagcctgctgcttttcttgcaaTGCTGAA atacATATATTGTGATGAAATTGATTTGGCTGCAGATACCGTACTGGCCACTCTTTATGCTGCCAAGAAGTATATTGTCCCTCATCTTGCCCGCGCCTGCGTCAACTTTCTAGAGACAAGTCTAAGTGCAAAAAATGCCTGTGTGCTGCTTTCCCAGAGCTGCTTATTTGAGGAACCTGACCTGACCCAGCGCTGTTGGGAAGTGATTGATGCCCAAGCTGAGCTAGCTTTGAAGTCTGAGGGATTCTGTGACATTGATTTTCAAACACTTGAAAGCATTCTCCGAAGGGAGACTCTGAATGCCAAAGAAATAGTTGTTTTCGAAGCAGCTCTGAACTGGGCTGAAGTGGAGTGTCAGCGACAAGAGCTAACGGCTACCATAGACAACAAGCGCAAGGTCCTCGGGAAGGCTCTGTACTTGATACGCATCCCTACCATGGCACTCGATGACTTCGCGAATGGCGCTGCTCAGTCTGGGATTCTGACTCTCAACGAAACCAATGATATCTTCCTCTGGTATACGGCTGCCAAAAAGCCAGAGTTGCAATTCGTAAGCAAGCCCCGGAAAGGCCTCGTTCCTCAGCGATGCCACCGTTTCCAGTCCTGTGCTTACCGCAGCAACCAGTGGCGCTACCGGGGCCGATGTGACAGCATCCAGTTCGCTGTTGATAAGAGAGTGTTTATTGCTGGCTTTGGGCTTTATGGCTCCAGCTGTGGATCAGCAGAGTATAGTGCCAAGATTGAACTGAAACGACAAGGAGTTATCCTTGGCCAGAACTTGAGTAAATATTTCTCAGATGGTTCCAGTAACACTTTTCCTGTGTGGTTTGAATACCCAGTGCAGATTGAGCCTGACACCTTCTACACAGCTAGTGTGATTCTGGACGGTAATGAACTCAGCTATTTTGGACAAGAAGGAATGACAGAAGTTCAGTGTGGGAAGGTGACTGTTCAGTTTCAGTGCTCTTCGGACAGTACAAATGGCACTGGGGTACAGGGAGGGCAAATTCCCGAACTCATATTTTATGCTTGA